A DNA window from Chelativorans sp. AA-79 contains the following coding sequences:
- a CDS encoding NAD(P)H-hydrate epimerase, which translates to MHEILSPEEMGRVDRLAAEAGPLESYDLMRNAGAAVMDEILSRFADAPGFDVLCGPGNNGGDGYVVARLLHERGLDARVWRELEPKPGSDAARAAAAWPMRTGELRDFAPEAGRVVVDALFGAGLAKPVSETYANALDRVSAAGPKVVAVDLPSGVSGRAERCWAARLRPISP; encoded by the coding sequence ATGCACGAGATTCTGTCTCCGGAAGAAATGGGACGCGTGGACCGGCTCGCCGCCGAGGCCGGGCCGTTGGAGAGCTACGACCTGATGCGCAATGCCGGCGCGGCGGTGATGGACGAGATCCTTTCGCGCTTCGCGGATGCGCCTGGCTTCGACGTCCTCTGCGGCCCCGGCAACAATGGCGGCGACGGGTATGTGGTCGCGCGGCTGCTTCACGAACGGGGCCTCGATGCGCGGGTCTGGCGTGAACTCGAGCCGAAGCCCGGAAGCGACGCGGCCCGTGCCGCGGCCGCTTGGCCGATGCGCACCGGCGAACTGCGCGATTTCGCGCCGGAGGCGGGGCGTGTGGTGGTGGATGCGCTTTTCGGCGCCGGGCTCGCCAAGCCCGTTTCGGAGACCTATGCGAATGCTCTCGACAGGGTCTCCGCCGCCGGGCCGAAGGTCGTGGCCGTCGATCTTCCCTCGGGCGTCTCGGGGAGAGCGGAGCGGTGCTGGGCAGCACGGCTCCGGCCGATCTCACCGTGA
- a CDS encoding NAD(P)H-hydrate dehydratase → MLGSTAPADLTVTFFRKKPGHLLYPGRALCGELVVRDIGIATEVLGTIRPRCRENAPDLWQALLPRPGVETHKYERGHAAVFSGGPSTTGAARLAARGAARIGAGAVTVLSPAGALAVNAMHLTSIMLRRVEAVDELALFRRERRASAYVLGPGFGVGERARSFAAAVLRSGEDVATAHLVLDADGITAFAHEPELLFAAAAGSQGRLVLTPHPGEFARLFPDLAADEQLSKLGKARAAAARSGAVVLFKGPDTVIAAPDGQAVINTNGTAYLATAGSGDVLAGMICGLLAQQMPAFEAAAAAAYLHAEAGRAFGPGLIAEDLPEALPGVLDYLIRPSPRRTADPEPDARSDPARLNRP, encoded by the coding sequence GTGCTGGGCAGCACGGCTCCGGCCGATCTCACCGTGACTTTCTTCCGCAAGAAACCCGGCCACCTGCTTTATCCGGGGCGCGCGTTGTGCGGCGAACTCGTGGTGCGCGATATCGGCATCGCCACGGAGGTTCTTGGCACCATCCGTCCCCGCTGCCGGGAAAATGCGCCGGATCTCTGGCAGGCGCTCCTGCCGCGGCCCGGCGTGGAGACGCATAAATACGAACGGGGCCATGCCGCCGTCTTCTCGGGCGGGCCGTCCACCACCGGGGCTGCCCGGCTCGCCGCGCGTGGCGCGGCGCGGATCGGGGCCGGGGCGGTGACGGTGCTTTCCCCTGCGGGAGCCCTCGCCGTCAATGCGATGCACCTGACCTCGATCATGCTCAGGCGGGTAGAGGCGGTGGACGAACTTGCCCTGTTCCGCCGTGAGAGAAGGGCGTCCGCCTATGTGCTGGGCCCCGGCTTCGGCGTGGGAGAGAGGGCGCGCAGCTTTGCCGCCGCCGTGCTGCGCTCAGGCGAGGATGTCGCGACGGCGCATCTGGTGCTCGATGCCGATGGCATTACGGCCTTTGCGCATGAGCCGGAACTGCTCTTTGCGGCCGCGGCCGGCAGCCAGGGCCGCCTCGTGCTCACGCCGCATCCCGGCGAATTCGCGCGGCTGTTCCCGGACCTCGCGGCCGATGAGCAGCTTTCAAAGCTCGGCAAGGCGCGGGCGGCCGCCGCCCGCAGCGGGGCCGTCGTTCTCTTCAAGGGGCCGGATACGGTGATCGCCGCGCCGGACGGCCAGGCCGTCATCAACACCAACGGGACGGCCTATCTCGCGACGGCGGGCTCGGGCGATGTGCTCGCCGGCATGATCTGCGGCCTTCTCGCCCAACAAATGCCGGCCTTCGAAGCGGCGGCGGCGGCGGCCTACCTGCATGCGGAGGCGGGCAGGGCGTTCGGGCCCGGGCTGATTGCCGAAGATCTGCCGGAGGCGCTGCCGGGGGTGCTGGACTATCTGATCCGACCCTCGCCCCGAAGAACCGCCGATCCGGAACCGGACGCCCGTAGCGATCCCGCACGCCTGAATCGTCCATGA
- a CDS encoding O-antigen ligase family protein, whose protein sequence is MSTIDHSEAAGAPLPRAAVNARLIALIRAFAVALGVFLSGFVVREPAPYELYMAGLIGVWALFGLRLSRHVMPLLVLLLLFNLGGLISISQMPDPGVRDAPLYLAVSLFLAFTSVFFASVVETQPGLLPLIFRAWLAAAVTTAFVGILGYFNAFPGSEMFTRYGRAAGVFEDPNVFGPFLTLPGIYLLHRMMTGKPAAALIAIPFFLIIVLGIFLSFSRGAWGLFVFSAVMLTLALFIHNRRGAVRLRILGMSIAAIAVTALALVIALNIPAVAELFFQRAQLVQDYDANRLGRFARHALGFLLATEHPLGIGPLEFGQIYGVDTHNIWLKALLDYSWLGFAAYLTLIMWTLAGCFRILFRARPWQPYLVCAFVVFVGHLMLGWVIDTDHWRHFYLLLGLLWGMMALERRYQAETRPAFAEKEPGPAPSMSRISMPAGKTAASPR, encoded by the coding sequence TTGAGCACGATCGATCATAGCGAGGCCGCCGGTGCGCCTCTTCCGCGCGCGGCGGTCAACGCGCGGCTGATCGCCCTGATCCGCGCCTTTGCCGTGGCGCTCGGCGTGTTCCTCTCCGGTTTCGTGGTGCGCGAACCCGCCCCTTACGAACTCTACATGGCCGGCCTCATCGGCGTATGGGCGCTTTTCGGCCTGCGCCTTTCCCGCCACGTCATGCCGCTTCTCGTGCTTCTCCTTCTCTTCAATCTCGGCGGGCTCATTTCCATCAGCCAGATGCCGGATCCGGGAGTGCGCGACGCGCCCCTCTACCTCGCCGTCTCTCTCTTCCTCGCCTTCACCTCGGTCTTCTTCGCCTCGGTGGTGGAAACGCAACCCGGCCTCCTGCCGCTGATCTTCCGCGCCTGGCTCGCCGCCGCCGTGACGACGGCCTTCGTCGGTATTCTCGGCTATTTCAACGCCTTTCCCGGCTCCGAGATGTTCACCCGCTACGGACGCGCGGCGGGCGTGTTCGAGGATCCGAACGTCTTCGGCCCCTTCCTCACCTTGCCGGGTATCTATCTTCTGCACCGTATGATGACCGGCAAACCCGCGGCCGCGCTCATCGCGATCCCCTTCTTCCTGATCATCGTGCTCGGTATCTTCCTGTCCTTCTCGCGCGGCGCCTGGGGTCTGTTCGTGTTCTCGGCCGTCATGCTCACGCTGGCGCTCTTCATCCACAACCGGCGCGGTGCGGTGCGCTTGCGGATTCTCGGCATGAGCATCGCCGCCATCGCCGTCACCGCGCTGGCGCTGGTCATCGCCCTGAACATCCCGGCGGTCGCGGAGCTTTTCTTCCAGCGCGCGCAACTCGTGCAGGACTACGATGCCAACAGGCTCGGCCGGTTCGCGCGGCACGCACTCGGTTTCCTGCTGGCGACGGAGCATCCGCTGGGAATCGGGCCGCTGGAGTTCGGCCAGATATACGGCGTGGATACGCACAATATCTGGCTGAAGGCGCTGCTCGATTATTCCTGGCTCGGCTTCGCGGCCTATCTGACGCTGATCATGTGGACGCTTGCCGGATGCTTCCGCATCCTCTTCCGCGCCAGGCCCTGGCAGCCTTATCTCGTCTGCGCTTTCGTGGTCTTCGTCGGTCACCTCATGCTGGGATGGGTGATCGACACCGACCACTGGCGCCACTTCTACCTCCTCCTCGGCCTCCTGTGGGGCATGATGGCGCTGGAACGGCGATATCAGGCGGAGACGCGGCCGGCATTTGCGGAGAAAGAACCAGGCCCAGCGCCGTCTATGTCTCGAATCTCGATGCCGGCAGGAAAAACGGCAGCATCGCCGCGATGA
- a CDS encoding undecaprenyl-phosphate glucose phosphotransferase: MNSVQPKHRFASEAVQPAGEPRQRRSRPVLSPIARQVAQQYRRDTMSPVMVSGVMRIVEFMMLLLAGLGIYAARVGLYTHLSWHYPVIILGVSLLTVILLEFSDCYQMPALRNPLPHAGRILLIWSGAFALVTLTLFFLKISEEFSRAWLAVWYASGLGLIVVLRLVVSRLIRRWARNGRMERRAVIVGGGKNAEVLIRSIEQQPYNDIRICGIFDDRDDTRSPPVVAGYPKLGNIDELIEFSRIARIDMMIVSIPVTAEARVLAMLRKLWVLPIDIRLSAHSTHLRFRPRAYSYIGAVPMLDIFDRPINDWDSVAKRAFDIVFSLIGIVVFSPIMLATAVAIKLDSKGPVIFKQKRHGFNNEEIEVYKFRSMYADQSDPTARKPVTKGDPRVTRVGRFIRKTSIDELPQFFNALFGSLSLVGPRPHAVAAEAHNRLFDEVVDGYFARHRVKPGVTGWAQINGWRGELDTEEKIRKRIEYDLYYIENWSLWFDLKILFLTPLRLLDTRNAY, encoded by the coding sequence ATGAACAGCGTCCAACCCAAGCATCGTTTTGCTTCCGAGGCCGTCCAGCCGGCAGGCGAGCCCCGCCAGAGGCGTTCCCGGCCCGTGCTCAGCCCGATCGCCAGGCAGGTGGCCCAGCAATATCGCCGGGACACCATGTCGCCGGTCATGGTCAGCGGCGTCATGCGCATCGTGGAATTCATGATGCTGCTTCTGGCCGGCCTTGGGATCTATGCCGCCCGTGTGGGCCTTTATACCCACCTGTCCTGGCATTATCCTGTCATCATCCTCGGCGTCTCGCTGTTGACCGTGATCCTTCTCGAATTCTCCGACTGCTACCAGATGCCGGCACTGCGCAACCCGCTGCCCCATGCCGGCCGGATCCTGCTCATATGGTCGGGGGCCTTCGCCCTGGTCACGCTGACGCTCTTCTTCCTGAAGATATCGGAGGAGTTCTCGCGCGCGTGGCTGGCCGTGTGGTATGCGAGCGGGCTCGGCCTGATCGTGGTCCTGCGCCTTGTCGTCTCGCGCCTCATCCGCCGCTGGGCGCGCAACGGGCGCATGGAAAGGCGCGCCGTCATCGTGGGCGGCGGGAAGAACGCGGAAGTCCTTATCCGCTCCATCGAGCAGCAGCCCTATAACGATATCCGCATTTGCGGGATCTTCGACGACCGCGACGACACCCGTTCGCCGCCGGTGGTGGCCGGTTATCCCAAGCTCGGCAACATCGACGAGCTCATTGAATTCTCACGCATCGCCCGCATCGACATGATGATCGTGTCCATACCGGTCACGGCCGAGGCGCGTGTGCTCGCCATGCTGCGCAAGCTGTGGGTTCTGCCGATCGACATCCGCCTCTCGGCCCATTCGACCCATCTGCGCTTCCGGCCGCGCGCCTATTCCTATATCGGCGCCGTGCCCATGCTCGACATCTTCGACCGTCCGATCAACGACTGGGACTCGGTCGCCAAGCGCGCCTTCGACATCGTTTTCAGCCTGATCGGCATCGTGGTCTTCTCGCCAATCATGCTCGCCACCGCCGTCGCGATCAAGCTGGACAGCAAGGGCCCGGTGATCTTCAAGCAGAAGCGGCACGGCTTCAACAACGAGGAGATCGAGGTCTACAAGTTCCGCTCCATGTATGCGGACCAGTCCGACCCCACGGCCCGCAAGCCCGTCACCAAGGGCGATCCGCGCGTGACCCGCGTCGGCCGCTTCATCCGCAAGACGTCGATCGACGAGCTGCCGCAGTTCTTCAATGCGCTCTTCGGCAGCCTTTCTCTCGTCGGCCCGCGGCCGCATGCGGTGGCGGCGGAGGCGCACAACCGGCTCTTCGACGAGGTGGTGGACGGCTACTTCGCCCGCCACCGCGTGAAGCCGGGCGTTACCGGCTGGGCGCAGATCAATGGCTGGCGCGGCGAGCTCGATACGGAAGAGAAGATCCGCAAACGCATCGAATACGACCTTTATTACATCGAGAACTGGTCGCTCTGGTTCGATCTCAAGATCCTGTTTCTGACGCCGCTTCGCCTGCTCGACACGAGAAACGCCTATTGA